A window of Pusillimonas sp. T7-7 contains these coding sequences:
- a CDS encoding type II secretion system F family protein, with protein sequence MSPMLRAFNAHSRRSAFKRDQRVNFYRSMELYLRAGARKLEALRKLNETYSKHLSMWQRAGNKLFMLLGGRKPIFRPVIAAVAETAWLRRSLPLDQALKEWLPPAELAILASGERSGNLINAFSMAGRFARQQGGMWMQIVGAFAYPLVLMLMIMGMLYFISDTMLPTMGIHSTAMFSTKTQIVLWAAMFVNQYWYLAIALPIVATCTIIGSLSRWKGTWRIKADRYPPWSIYRRTHGALFLYTFAVLQKSGIPIQTALASLAQNANPWLKTRISAAMYGVRQGYNLGTSFRNAGHDFPDWEALPVMETMGSLSGSDDALIEYAENWLEDTANQIQKFSRRLSAISMAWVAVCILLLALSVIEIIFLSFR encoded by the coding sequence ATGAGTCCCATGTTGCGTGCGTTCAATGCGCACAGTCGGCGCAGCGCCTTCAAACGAGACCAGCGTGTCAACTTCTACAGATCCATGGAACTGTATCTGCGTGCTGGCGCTCGTAAGCTTGAGGCATTACGCAAGTTAAATGAAACGTACAGCAAGCATCTGTCCATGTGGCAACGTGCTGGTAATAAGCTCTTTATGCTACTGGGTGGTCGCAAGCCAATATTCAGGCCGGTTATTGCTGCAGTGGCCGAGACGGCATGGTTGCGAAGGAGTCTTCCCCTGGACCAAGCGCTCAAAGAATGGCTTCCCCCAGCCGAGCTAGCCATCCTGGCTTCGGGCGAGCGCTCGGGAAACCTGATCAATGCGTTCAGCATGGCGGGACGTTTCGCTCGCCAGCAAGGCGGTATGTGGATGCAGATCGTAGGAGCGTTCGCCTATCCATTAGTGCTGATGTTGATGATTATGGGAATGCTTTACTTCATCAGCGACACAATGCTGCCTACCATGGGAATTCACAGCACGGCGATGTTCTCCACCAAAACTCAGATCGTCCTGTGGGCTGCCATGTTCGTCAACCAATACTGGTACTTGGCGATCGCGCTTCCGATTGTGGCGACGTGCACCATCATCGGTTCCCTTAGCCGCTGGAAGGGAACTTGGCGCATCAAGGCAGACCGATATCCGCCATGGTCCATTTATCGGCGCACGCACGGGGCTCTCTTTCTTTATACGTTTGCCGTGCTGCAAAAGAGTGGAATTCCCATTCAGACCGCCTTGGCCAGCTTGGCGCAAAACGCCAATCCGTGGCTCAAAACGCGTATCTCGGCAGCAATGTACGGCGTACGCCAGGGCTACAACCTGGGCACATCGTTTCGAAATGCCGGCCATGACTTTCCCGACTGGGAGGCTCTGCCGGTCATGGAAACCATGGGGTCGCTGTCCGGCTCTGACGACGCCCTGATCGAGTACGCCGAGAACTGGCTCGAAGACACTGCAAATCAAATCCAGAAATTCTCGCGTCGGCTCAGTGCCATCAGCATGGCATGGGTTGCCGTTTGCATTTTGCTTTTGGCGCTTAGCGTCATTGAAATTATTTTCCTTTCCTTTAGATAG
- the pilV gene encoding shufflon system plasmid conjugative transfer pilus tip adhesin PilV, whose amino-acid sequence MRNISNILTNALDKCGGPRKQKGFGLFEMLAAIAIVTLLYQGLSSVIAEQRATPQINETAAHLEKISIAAAQYVSDNYASLTATLPLNGAARTISQATLRDTGYLSPNIAQNNPYGQRYTLRVRHTTQGSGSNTRNVLEPLVVTEGGRAIPDKHLLRIAGKLKAGGSIRSDQPNTAVGNNGGWQAALSSFGGSPGLGHLAVGMFVSDAGMMSEFLHRSAVPGRPEVNRMNTDINMASNAIRSASSIQTGEAHLTRVVAQATSCSPAGAIARDAAGNPMSCQAGVWTETASLNWVGGQGQRMRMTAANGQTMWMQNLNGKYRWVNSPWTAEIASIDQAGNFRASGSVSTGGSVSASGNVAASGNVTASGDVRGRHLSAMGNVTASGNVSASGNLAASQYITGNRLITREYVQLGGIATEGAACTPFGLVGRNSAGKLLNCESGRWKSSGNSPNAWWASCFGTYNASITPPTYSTHHCVHSGDGDHVCCPK is encoded by the coding sequence ATGAGAAACATATCCAACATTCTGACCAATGCATTGGACAAATGCGGCGGTCCCCGCAAGCAAAAAGGCTTTGGGCTATTTGAAATGCTCGCCGCGATCGCGATCGTGACACTACTCTACCAAGGGTTGTCTTCGGTCATCGCAGAGCAACGGGCTACGCCACAAATTAACGAGACGGCTGCGCACTTGGAGAAAATTAGTATTGCGGCTGCTCAGTACGTCAGTGATAACTATGCGTCATTGACAGCCACACTTCCATTAAATGGCGCTGCAAGAACCATTTCTCAGGCCACCCTGCGCGATACCGGATATCTGAGCCCGAACATCGCTCAGAACAATCCCTACGGTCAACGCTACACGTTGCGTGTGCGCCATACGACCCAAGGGTCGGGATCAAACACACGCAACGTGCTAGAACCGCTCGTGGTGACAGAAGGTGGTCGTGCAATACCCGACAAGCACTTGCTACGTATTGCCGGCAAACTCAAAGCAGGCGGTTCGATCCGGTCCGATCAACCGAATACGGCCGTCGGCAACAACGGCGGCTGGCAGGCCGCCCTGTCGAGCTTCGGCGGATCGCCTGGATTAGGCCACTTGGCCGTAGGCATGTTTGTCTCCGATGCCGGAATGATGTCCGAGTTCCTACATAGAAGTGCCGTGCCAGGTAGGCCGGAGGTAAACCGCATGAACACGGATATCAACATGGCTTCGAATGCCATCAGGTCCGCCTCATCGATCCAGACTGGCGAGGCCCATCTCACCAGAGTCGTCGCTCAAGCCACCTCATGTTCGCCTGCGGGGGCCATAGCACGCGATGCCGCTGGTAACCCAATGTCTTGCCAGGCAGGAGTATGGACTGAGACTGCGAGCCTGAACTGGGTCGGCGGACAAGGGCAGCGGATGCGTATGACCGCAGCCAATGGGCAGACCATGTGGATGCAGAACCTGAATGGAAAATATCGATGGGTCAACAGTCCCTGGACGGCCGAGATCGCAAGCATCGATCAAGCGGGCAACTTTCGCGCATCAGGTAGCGTATCGACCGGCGGAAGTGTCAGCGCATCTGGTAACGTGGCCGCCTCAGGTAATGTGACGGCGTCGGGCGATGTCAGAGGAAGGCATCTGAGTGCAATGGGTAACGTCACCGCATCGGGCAATGTCTCTGCGTCTGGAAATCTCGCCGCTAGTCAGTACATCACAGGTAATCGTCTCATCACACGTGAATATGTCCAACTTGGTGGCATCGCCACGGAGGGAGCTGCTTGCACACCCTTCGGGCTTGTCGGGCGCAACAGTGCCGGCAAACTTCTAAATTGTGAGTCTGGAAGATGGAAATCCAGTGGAAACAGCCCAAACGCATGGTGGGCGTCTTGCTTCGGCACGTATAACGCAAGTATTACACCTCCGACCTATTCGACTCACCACTGCGTTCACTCTGGCGACGGCGATCACGTTTGCTGCCCAAAGTAG
- a CDS encoding TrbM/KikA/MpfK family conjugal transfer protein translates to MTIHLRVRRFCAFSLVLPALLLSSGARAQAQAGDFSLFTGTVRLACEALLCLSSSAGGATSTCNPALSYFYGINEKRLSDTIAARHNFLQQCPSASQTPEMASLADAISKGAGRCDAKSLNRALGSWHTDQYGNEWIRTRDRKPNYCGAYVQHEYTDLVETTPVYLGTVEDGGYWVSPEDYESEMVKYQAALEKRKLEEERFRRNHSSW, encoded by the coding sequence ATGACGATTCACTTACGCGTTCGCAGATTTTGCGCGTTCAGTCTCGTTCTACCGGCCTTATTGCTTTCATCAGGAGCCAGAGCGCAAGCGCAGGCCGGTGACTTCTCTCTTTTTACAGGAACGGTCCGTCTGGCATGCGAAGCACTCCTGTGCCTGTCGTCAAGCGCCGGTGGAGCCACATCGACATGCAACCCAGCACTTTCGTACTTCTACGGAATCAACGAGAAGCGCCTGTCCGACACAATTGCAGCCCGTCATAACTTCTTGCAGCAATGCCCCTCAGCTTCACAAACACCCGAAATGGCTTCGCTGGCTGACGCAATCTCCAAGGGTGCCGGGCGCTGTGATGCAAAGTCACTCAATCGAGCGTTGGGCTCCTGGCATACCGACCAATACGGCAATGAATGGATTCGCACTCGCGATAGAAAACCGAATTATTGCGGGGCTTATGTCCAACACGAATACACCGACTTAGTAGAAACGACGCCGGTTTATCTCGGTACGGTCGAAGACGGGGGGTATTGGGTTTCCCCTGAGGATTACGAATCGGAAATGGTCAAGTACCAAGCTGCGCTAGAAAAGCGCAAGCTTGAAGAAGAGCGATTCAGACGCAACCACTCGAGCTGGTAG
- a CDS encoding lytic transglycosylase domain-containing protein, whose product MIEFIELAKACAPDVHATTMMAIVRHESGFDPLAIGVNEKPHRSIKSKTRKEAIQAVQALLDSGKNFDAGYGQINSANWKWLGITPENVFDPCTNLGAAQRVLVNCYEGASKKLNGPDALLAALSCYNTGNYRNGLINGYVDKVLAGAKSTEHVKVPALSTGSKDHAHQLGAKSPQSKLQDAVPSKMNPDALGRNSKPDAFHAPRPDAFSQPFQAFSPVGSIIYHGRR is encoded by the coding sequence ATGATCGAATTTATAGAATTGGCCAAGGCTTGCGCACCCGACGTACATGCCACCACAATGATGGCCATCGTGCGCCATGAATCGGGCTTCGATCCCTTGGCGATTGGCGTCAATGAAAAGCCACATCGAAGCATCAAATCGAAAACACGTAAAGAGGCCATCCAGGCGGTACAAGCCCTGCTCGACTCAGGCAAGAACTTCGATGCTGGTTATGGCCAGATCAATAGCGCGAATTGGAAATGGCTTGGCATTACGCCAGAGAACGTTTTCGACCCTTGCACGAACCTGGGCGCAGCGCAACGTGTGTTGGTCAATTGCTACGAAGGCGCCAGCAAAAAACTGAACGGTCCTGATGCATTGTTAGCGGCACTCAGTTGTTACAACACCGGCAACTATCGAAACGGACTCATCAACGGCTACGTCGACAAGGTCCTGGCCGGCGCCAAATCAACGGAACACGTCAAAGTGCCCGCATTGTCTACCGGCAGCAAAGATCACGCCCATCAGCTAGGTGCAAAGTCACCACAGTCCAAGTTGCAGGATGCGGTGCCATCCAAAATGAACCCAGACGCGCTCGGCCGTAACTCGAAACCGGATGCGTTCCATGCGCCACGCCCGGACGCGTTTTCCCAACCTTTTCAAGCTTTTTCGCCCGTCGGATCAATCATCTATCACGGTCGCCGTTAA
- a CDS encoding ATPase, T2SS/T4P/T4SS family, translated as MKTKRLAQAHFVDIVLGPDFCDVKIEGPTVIEARCVEDEFAEDVRALRELCLQRHKYGAEFTIQYDTLRFRATTMEQDNGPIWFLSRIDAQVRPLSELPVPRRFATYVLRPRLHGLILVTGGFGAGKTTTASSLFAQRIATLGGTGIALEDPTAEVQMGGRQGAGRVLQFPVTRHEGGYHTALQLVRRSRANLVFVGEIRDALTAVEAQDIANTDMPVIATMHASSIEEAFDKYQAYMRSRHSSSAEANARLAMSVAGIIHLTKQYVPIPDQDPEARYQSRSLILDHSDPACTGAIGKIRQGNFVGLGDEITQQAARDLSGI; from the coding sequence ATGAAAACCAAGCGTTTGGCCCAAGCCCATTTCGTGGATATTGTGCTGGGCCCAGATTTCTGCGATGTCAAGATCGAGGGCCCCACCGTCATCGAAGCGAGATGCGTCGAAGATGAGTTTGCAGAGGATGTGCGGGCCCTACGGGAGTTGTGTTTGCAAAGGCATAAATACGGGGCCGAATTCACGATACAGTACGACACACTGCGGTTTCGCGCCACAACCATGGAGCAAGATAACGGGCCCATTTGGTTTCTATCTCGTATTGATGCGCAAGTTCGCCCACTAAGCGAGCTACCCGTCCCGCGTCGTTTTGCTACGTACGTGCTGAGGCCCCGATTGCATGGACTGATTCTTGTAACCGGCGGCTTTGGCGCTGGCAAGACGACGACGGCATCAAGTTTGTTTGCTCAACGAATCGCCACCTTGGGTGGCACTGGCATTGCCCTGGAGGACCCGACGGCCGAAGTGCAAATGGGGGGTCGGCAAGGTGCAGGTCGCGTTCTGCAGTTTCCGGTCACCCGTCATGAGGGCGGATACCATACAGCACTGCAGTTGGTCCGACGGTCCCGTGCAAACCTTGTCTTCGTTGGGGAAATTCGGGACGCGCTAACTGCAGTAGAGGCTCAGGATATTGCCAACACCGATATGCCAGTTATTGCGACGATGCACGCCTCTTCGATTGAGGAGGCATTCGACAAATACCAAGCGTATATGCGATCGCGGCATTCGAGCAGCGCCGAGGCGAATGCCAGGCTGGCTATGTCCGTGGCAGGCATCATCCACCTGACTAAGCAGTACGTCCCCATTCCCGATCAGGACCCTGAAGCTCGCTATCAATCGCGAAGCTTGATCCTTGACCACTCAGATCCAGCGTGCACCGGCGCAATCGGCAAGATTCGTCAAGGCAATTTCGTTGGTCTGGGCGACGAAATCACACAGCAGGCTGCCCGGGACTTGAGCGGCATCTAA
- a CDS encoding ATPase, T2SS/T4P/T4SS family: protein MSALPELELLDTELEDAIDPLPELPGEQPPEPQALPEQTTATPAMVILSSVEGHDFHASPAVQAKAALTDQGVLYLAEGAHADVLVRSYIAMLDRRKLLSDGKSIPYTEVRTVPYSDLQRLYTKHSEAGSNDSGTANWTAEESQVASMIAEAAQERASDIFIEVYDKNAEIQYRIASDIERRFSLKPDRARQLIRTIYDSMCEATSDQSYDGNRDQGGRVKRRHTEGMGLHQVRVSTGPTDEERPFMALRLHYDLGEPRSLVELGFDSKHQEDVSAVAEHPSGIALFSGPTGSGKSTTLANFIGYRQKRDNCRRKVISLEDPPEIPIFGSVQKAVLRKGLDREAEGQAWIAGFETLMRWNPDWIIAGELRLRETMDAALKAALTNHLTWGMLHASSATLVPSRLQESGIELGYLCDPEIFRLFANQSLVAQVCPHCSKPYEEGRNGLSTGLITRIEKHCNPETVRLRGRGCEHCYRGVLRIRTICAEVMTTDHALMTVYRTKGAQALRREWVLERGGKTKAAHMIEKINAGLIDPSDAERTVLPLNADDQLWEVAQ from the coding sequence ATGAGTGCACTACCTGAACTAGAGCTGTTAGACACCGAGCTCGAAGACGCAATCGACCCGCTCCCGGAACTTCCGGGTGAGCAACCGCCAGAACCCCAAGCGCTTCCAGAGCAAACGACTGCCACCCCCGCAATGGTGATCCTCTCCTCGGTCGAGGGTCATGATTTTCATGCTTCGCCAGCAGTCCAGGCCAAGGCTGCGCTAACCGACCAGGGCGTGCTCTACCTGGCAGAAGGTGCGCACGCAGATGTACTGGTTCGAAGTTACATAGCTATGCTCGACCGCAGGAAACTACTCTCAGACGGCAAGTCGATTCCATACACGGAAGTGCGTACTGTGCCCTACTCGGACCTTCAGCGTCTGTACACCAAGCATTCCGAGGCTGGCTCCAACGACTCAGGAACCGCAAATTGGACCGCAGAGGAAAGTCAGGTGGCTTCCATGATCGCCGAAGCAGCTCAGGAACGTGCGAGCGACATTTTTATCGAGGTGTATGACAAGAACGCTGAGATCCAATACCGAATTGCAAGTGACATCGAACGACGCTTCTCATTGAAACCCGATCGTGCCCGGCAACTGATTCGCACCATCTATGACTCAATGTGCGAAGCGACATCCGATCAGTCATATGACGGAAATCGAGACCAAGGAGGAAGGGTTAAACGACGCCACACCGAAGGCATGGGCCTGCACCAAGTACGAGTGTCCACCGGCCCCACTGACGAAGAGCGGCCATTCATGGCTCTGCGCTTGCACTACGACTTGGGTGAACCGCGTTCGCTGGTGGAACTGGGATTTGATTCCAAGCATCAAGAAGACGTCTCGGCCGTAGCAGAGCACCCCTCGGGCATCGCATTGTTCTCAGGCCCTACCGGATCAGGTAAATCCACGACATTAGCCAACTTCATTGGGTATAGGCAAAAGCGCGACAACTGTCGCCGGAAAGTCATCTCGCTGGAAGATCCTCCCGAAATCCCGATCTTCGGGTCCGTCCAGAAAGCTGTGCTACGCAAAGGACTGGACCGTGAAGCAGAAGGACAGGCTTGGATAGCGGGATTTGAGACGCTGATGCGCTGGAACCCCGACTGGATTATTGCCGGTGAGCTTCGCTTACGTGAAACCATGGACGCCGCGCTCAAAGCGGCACTGACAAACCATCTAACGTGGGGCATGTTACATGCCAGTTCCGCAACTTTAGTGCCATCGCGCCTTCAGGAATCCGGAATTGAGCTCGGCTATTTGTGCGATCCAGAAATATTCAGGCTGTTTGCCAATCAAAGTCTAGTGGCACAGGTGTGCCCGCATTGCTCCAAGCCTTACGAAGAAGGCCGAAACGGACTTTCTACCGGCTTGATTACTCGCATAGAGAAGCACTGCAATCCCGAAACTGTGCGCCTACGCGGTCGCGGCTGCGAACACTGTTACAGAGGCGTCCTGCGTATACGCACCATCTGTGCCGAGGTCATGACAACCGATCACGCGCTTATGACGGTCTATCGAACCAAGGGTGCACAGGCCTTGCGAAGGGAATGGGTGCTTGAACGAGGTGGCAAAACCAAGGCGGCTCACATGATTGAGAAAATCAACGCGGGACTGATTGATCCTAGCGACGCCGAACGCACGGTTTTGCCACTGAACGCCGATGACCAGCTATGGGAGGTGGCTCAATGA
- a CDS encoding type 4 pilus major pilin, giving the protein MKLLELLTKTADNRHLRQRQHGFYMSPAVWSLAIFVAVALAGYGIYQYINSGTNVTVESTNLMMVTSGAKSLKSGGSYANVDNPALQRIKAFGNMTGSAPGGTVRHGWGGTVVVTGTASQLEIAYNAVPSDACDRFVVTAMNTGEFVEPAPTCSDTGASDLTFVAY; this is encoded by the coding sequence ATGAAACTTCTCGAACTTTTGACAAAGACTGCCGATAACCGCCACCTGCGCCAGCGTCAGCACGGATTCTATATGTCGCCAGCTGTCTGGAGTCTAGCGATATTCGTAGCTGTCGCGTTGGCGGGCTACGGAATCTATCAATACATCAATAGCGGCACCAACGTAACCGTAGAAAGCACCAACCTCATGATGGTCACGTCGGGGGCCAAGTCTCTCAAATCTGGTGGATCTTATGCCAACGTGGACAATCCAGCTTTACAGCGCATCAAAGCGTTCGGCAATATGACAGGTTCAGCGCCAGGAGGAACCGTGCGCCATGGCTGGGGAGGAACCGTAGTCGTGACTGGCACGGCAAGCCAATTGGAGATCGCGTACAACGCAGTGCCCAGTGATGCGTGTGACCGCTTTGTTGTCACGGCGATGAATACCGGAGAGTTTGTCGAACCCGCACCGACGTGCAGCGACACGGGCGCTTCGGATCTGACTTTCGTGGCTTACTGA